The window GATTTTATTCATTTCAGATTCCGGAATACCGATTCCGTTGTCTTTTATGATAATATAAAGGTCTGTGTCTGTAGCTCCCAGCGAAACTTTTACCTGTTGGAAGTTTGAATATTTACAACCGTTATTGATGATATTGGCAACCGCTAAATGAAGAAGCTGCTCATTTCCCTGAACTTTCAATTTTTTAGGATTATCCGGAAGCATGCTGATGTCTAGGAAAATATTGTTTCGGGAATCTATTCTTCTTAAAGTCTCGATAACATCCCATAAAAGCTGGTCAATCCTTACTTTATCAATCTTCTGAATTCTTCCATCAAATCCGGTTTGTGCAATCAGTAAAAGCGCTTTTATTTTTTTATCAAGCTTTTCGGCCTCATCTAAAATAATTTCGAGTGTTTCTTTGTATTCTTCAGCAGTTCTGTTGATAGAAAGAGCAACATCAGCTTCACCCATAATCGACGTAAGCGGAGTTCTTAGCTCGTGTGAAACATTTCCAATCAGATGATTCTGGGTTTCAAAAGAAGTTTCAATCCTTGTCAACATCGTGTTGAAAGTTTCAACCAATTCATTTAATTCTTTATTATCTGGTTGAGGTTCAAGTCTTAAATGCAGGTTTTCAGAGCTGATTTCTTTTACTTTTCCGGTAATTTTAAGAATTGGTCTGAATAAAGTTTTAGAAAGATAAAAAGAGAAAATCATGCTAAAAAATATCGAAAGAATCATACATGTAATTAATGTTCTCTTCAAAAAACCAAGATAATGAACCACATAATGGTTTTTTGCTGAAGCAATTGCGATGTAATCTTTGTTTTGATATTTAAAAGTCTGTCCTATATAATAAAACTCAGAGTCGTTGTAATTGGCTTCGCCGGCTCTGATGATATTTTTAAAAAATGTATCGGGAATATGTACTTCGTGGGAGATTTTTTTGAAATTTGAGTCTTTAGGAATCGCAAAAACATAATCTCTTTCCATCGGAAGCTCTTCGTCATTGCTGCTGTTGAGAATATAGTTTTCGGGAAGGTCAAGATGCTCTTTGCTTTTCTCAATCTGTACAATCGTTGTGGTACGGATTTTTAACAATTCATAAAACCTCTGATGCGAAAAATTAACAATAGAAAAGTATACCGATCCTCCAAAAATCAAAATAACGGTTGTAAAAACAGCCATCAAAAGAATCATTGTTTTGGTTTGATTGGTAACGACTTTATTAAACATCTTCTAAGGTTTTTTTAATACATATCCCATTCCTATCACCGTATGAATGAGTTTGCTATCTTCCTGATGGTCTATTTTTTTACGTAAATAGTTAACGTAAACATCCACAACATTAGTTCCTAGTTCATAATTAACTCCCCAAACGGCATCTAAAATTTCGGCTCTTGAGATTACTTTTTCAGGATTATTAAGAAAATACATCAGAAGCTTGTATTCTGTAGATGTTAAAGAAACCTCCTCATCTGCGCGAATTACTTTTTTGGTGTAATCATTCACGATTAAATCTGAAACCTGAAAAACATGCTCGTTATCGATTTCGTTTTCAGTTGCATCTGGAGTGTTGATCGGGTTGCTTCTTCTAAGCAGAGACTTTATACGGGCAACCAATTCGATAAACTTAAAAGGTTTTACAAGATAATCGTCGCCGCCGTTTTCTAATCCTAAAACAATATTTTCGGAAGTTCCCAATGCTGTTAAAAAAAGAATAGGAACATTTTTATTGGTTTTCCTGATTTCTTTGCAGACATCTAGCCCGTTCATTTCGGGCAGCATAATATCGAGAATGACTAAATCGAAATCATTTTCCTGCACCAGATTGACACCGGTACGACCGTCAAATGCTACAGAAATTTCATATCCTTTCTCCTGAAGTCCTTTTTTAATAAAAGAGACTACGCTGGTTTCATCCTCAATCAGAACAATTTTTTTCATAAAAATAGTGAACTTCACAAAAATAGGAAAAAGATTATAAACGAGAAATTCTGTTTTTTGAATTCAATTCAACAAAAAAGACGAATGTAAAATTCGCCTTTAGTTATATATAGAATGTGTTTTTAGTTGAAAATGAATCATTAATTACAGCCTGAGCAATATGATCTGTCCACATATTGTTTGCTGTTTCCTGTGTAATAATAGCAACCGCCTCTTTTTCCGACATATAAAGTACGCCCGTTGTACATACAATCTTGACTTTTAGATGCTGTTGTCGTTCTTTTCTTTTTACTTTTTTTGCTGTTCTTTTTTGGTTTTGTATTTGAAAATTCGGTTTTAGCAGTTGAATTTTCTTTGGCTAAAAAGTTTGTGGGTAATAATAATCCTAAACCTAGTAGACTTGTAAATAGTAGTTTTTTCATGGTAATTTTTATCTGTTATATTTTGAGTTAAATCTATTTTGTGACATAAAAATAAAAGAGAAGAAATCAATAATTGAAAGGCAAAGCGGAATAAAAGTCCAACAAAATATTAAATACAAAATGCCAAGAAGTGGTTGACCTAAATAAAATCGATGTATTCCTAATCCACCTAAAAATAATGCCAGTATAGCAGCTAAGTTTTTATCTTTTAAGCCTTGAGTTTTTATTTTTACATTTTGAGTTTGAGAAGATTTTAATTTGATAATGTCGTCTGAAGACATTGAAACTAGCTGAGCAATATAATTTACAATATTTATAATGTGATGATTGGCATGTGTAACTTCATGCGACTCATTAAATGTTCCTAATTTTCTTCTAATTTCAACAGTTATTTCTGTTTTAGTTTCAGTTACGGAATTTAAATTGATATCAATATAAACCCCGAGACTCAGGAATTCATATGACTCATAAGTGTATTGATTGAAGATTTCATTAGAGCTTGAGAATCTATATTTTTGATTGATTAAGGATAAATTTTTTACACTCTGCCTTACTTTTTCAATTGGAAAATCAACACTAAGGTTTTTCTTTGGATTAGGAATTGCAAAAACTGCCATTATTAATAATTTTCTAATGTTTTCAGAAGCTCTGCCTTATAATTATAGATTTCGTCAAGATTATTCAGTAAAATCTTTTCTCCGGCATCTTTTCCGTTATGGAATGTTTCGAGATATTTATTTGCAGTATTAAAGTGTAATTTGCAAAGAGGTTTTCTGTTGTTATCGTCTAATAAAATCCCGAAATAGGATAAAGTATCTCTGTAAGCAATCCTTGAAGACGGAATTTTTTCTCTCAAAATAGCTTTTACAATTTGAAAACCTTCCAGCTCTTCTTCTGTGGTTACAATTTTAGAATCATTATTTTCATCAATGGGCTGCGAGGTTTTTATATCATCATCCTGCTTTTCAATTTGTTCATTGATGCTTAATGCAGATTTTAGCCTGAAACTAATAGATTCGTTGATAGAAGTGGTTAACGCTTTTTTTGCATATTCTTTAAACGAAATCATTCGGTTTGCAGTTAAAGGTTTTTCAAAAAAACGGTTGACTAATAGTTTGACCAATTCATCGGAAGGGTTTTCAATTTCTTTTTCGAATTCTTTTCTGATAGCTTTGATGTATTTTAATGCTTCTGCAGAATCCAGGATGCTTTCAAGATTGTAATCTTTCTTGGTGAAACTTTCCAGAATTTTAATCGAACTGTCTTTTATATCTTCAATATTGATGGTGAAAAAAGGTTTTTCATCCATAATATTCGGTTTTTCAAGATCTGTGTAGAAGTTGTAAACAATTCCGTTGGTGAGAACCCCAAATCGAGTTTTTGAAACATGATAATATCTGTGAAGTTGAGAGTTGTGTGCATCTGCGCTTTCCTTCCAGTGTTTGCATTCGATAATGAAAATAGGTTGATCGTTATTTTTGATAACGTAATCTACTTTTTCACCTTTCTTGGTTCCAATATCGCAAACATGTTCCGGGATAACTTCGGTAGGATTGAAAATATCATACCCCAAAATTTGTATAAAAGGCATTACAAAAGCATTTTTGGTAGCTTCTTCTGTGCTGATTTGCTCTTTTAAGCCTACCACTTTTTGATGTAATTGCTCAAGTTTAATTTTAAGATCCATAGTGTTTGTTTTTTAAAGAGTTTCATCAACAATTTCTGCTGTCGGTGCATTGGTTTTTACAGAAGAAATTCCGATTTCCATGCCCGATTTTGAACTGTAATACTGGCTTTTTCCAATAATTTCTCCGTTTCTTGCTTTTAATACGAAGTAATCTTTTTCGTTTACAGCAACTCTTCTGTCGTATCTTAAGTCATCTTGTGAATTGACTCTTACAGATTCAATTCCTTTATGGCAGTTTGCCTTTGTCGTGTAACCTTCGCTGGTTAATATAATTTCTCCGTTTCCGGATTTTAGATTAAATTGATATTCATCATTTTTTCTTTTGCTGATCGTAAATTTTCCCATGATTGATTTTGTTTAATACTCCAAAAGTATAAACCTTTCAAAACCAATCCTTACGGGAAACCGTAAAACAAAAAACCTTTCAATAATTTGAAAGGTTTCGAATGGTTAATTAGAAGAAGTTATATAATTCCTAAATCTTTGCAGAAGGCAACCAATTGCTCGTTGTTGCTTATTCCCAACTCTTCTTTCAGCGTATTGAGTTTCTTTTCAATACTGCTCAAACTGTTGGGTTTTATATTGTTGTTTTGTAGAAATACCGGAATGTTTTTTTGTAAAACGCCTTGAGAAAGTAAAGAAACTAAGGTAATATCATATGTGGTGAACTCATAATTATTCAATTTTTTTACCTCCTGTTTAAGATCAAGTGAAAGATAATTTTCATTGTTATAAACTGATGTAATTGCTTTTTTCAATTCTTTAGAATCATTTCTGGCTTTTCGTACATAGCCGTTTATTCCGTAATCATTAAAAAGAGAATCTATTATTCCGGATTTATGTTCTGCCGAGAAAACGATAATTTTTATATCCGGTTGTTCTTGTCGGATTGCTGAAATCAATTCTCGGCCGTCTTTTAATTTTTGAGGATGATGATCTTCTTCATAATAAAGATCGGTGATGAGCAAATCATAAGGTTTTTTCTCACGGAGGGCTTTCTGGGCTTTTGCCAATGCGTCATCACAGTAATAGACATATTCAAAATTATCAAAATTTAGGTCTTCTAAAGTTTTTTGTACTGAAATATTGATGCTCTCGTGGTCTTCGGAAATTAGAATTTTTTTAAACATTTTTATTTTTTTAAGAAACGGGAAATGAAATGTTGACCTTCAATCCTTTTTCGGTTTTGGTTTCAAAAGTAATTTTTCCGTTGATGTTTTCTATACGGGAAACCGTATTTGATAGACCATTTTTAAAAATTAATTCATCAGAAATTCCGATTCCGTTATCAGCATAGTTAATGTTGATCAGGTTGTTTATTTTTTCAAATTTTAAAATAACATTGTTTGCTTTACTGTGCTTTTTCATGTTTACCAAAAGCTCACGAATAATTTGGTAAAGCTCAGTTTGGGTTGATTTTGTAACGTTCTCCCACGTTTCTTCCTGATTTCCGACGGTAAACGTTTTGATTTCATCATTTTTAAAAGAAGCTACCAGTTTTGAGATTTTTTCATTAAATTTTTCATCATGAGAATCAGTATTTTCGTAGGAAATATCTCTGGATTTTTCATAAACAAATTCCAATTCATCAAGCGTCTCTTCTTTACTAAAATCACTTTGATTTTCAATTTTTGTCATCACCTGATAAATTCCGTTGGCAACAACGTCGTGTACTTTTTTGGAATATTTTAATTCTGTGTTTTTTACTTCGAGTTGTTTTTCTTGTTCTTTTTCGTGTCGGATATTTTTCTTTCTCTTTTCGTTCCAGAAGAAACCAATTATTAAAGCTAAAGCTAAAATTCCTGAGCCAAAACTTAGATATATAATATTAATTTTATTCTCGACATCTTTAAGTTTTAAATTTTGATTTTCAGCATTTTTCTGTTCCACGTCATATCGTACAACGGCAAATTGATTTTTTGCTTTATTTCTGGCAGATTGCGTACTGTCGTTTATTGCAGTTAATCTTTGAAAGTTCTTTAAATAATTTGATGGATTCAGAGAGATAAGTCTTCTTAATGCATTTGTCTGATCTTCAGCGATTTTTATTTTTTCTGCGGTTTCTAAGAGTTTCTGTGCAAAAAAAAATGATTTTTCAGGATCATTTTCCAAATAAAAATCTGCTAAAGTTGAAAAACTTGAATTTTGTCCTTCTAAATCTTCTTTGTTTTGCCTTATTCTCAATGCTTTATTTAATTCAGGTAATGCATCGTAAGTTTTATCTTCAAGAAATTTAGCTCTAGCTAAATTATTAAGTGCTTTCGCATAGGTCAAGCTATCTTTTGTTAAAAGTGCTGTCTCTAAATATTCTTTCGCTTCTTTGTATTTATCCAAAAGTATAAATGCATCCCCAATGTTATTATTATAAACATATCTGTTCTTATTATCATTTGAAAACTGTAAAGCCTTTTTATAGAAATCAACAGATTCGTTATAATTTTTTAAAAAGGATGAACAAATTGCCATATTATTATAATTGGAAGCTAAAGTACTTTTTACAATACTGTCGTTCTCATTTTTTAATAATTTATTGGCTTCTAATGATGTTTCTATACTACCATAATAATCTCCATTATTATGTTGAATAATTGCCATATTGACTAATGATTTTCCTGCTCCAATAGAATCATAATTATTGAGATAGTCATTTTTTGCGAGGTTGAAATAATAAAATGCAGAATCTGATATATTTTCATTTACAAATTTTTTTGCTTTTTCATAAAATATT is drawn from Chryseobacterium muglaense and contains these coding sequences:
- a CDS encoding sensor histidine kinase; its protein translation is MFNKVVTNQTKTMILLMAVFTTVILIFGGSVYFSIVNFSHQRFYELLKIRTTTIVQIEKSKEHLDLPENYILNSSNDEELPMERDYVFAIPKDSNFKKISHEVHIPDTFFKNIIRAGEANYNDSEFYYIGQTFKYQNKDYIAIASAKNHYVVHYLGFLKRTLITCMILSIFFSMIFSFYLSKTLFRPILKITGKVKEISSENLHLRLEPQPDNKELNELVETFNTMLTRIETSFETQNHLIGNVSHELRTPLTSIMGEADVALSINRTAEEYKETLEIILDEAEKLDKKIKALLLIAQTGFDGRIQKIDKVRIDQLLWDVIETLRRIDSRNNIFLDISMLPDNPKKLKVQGNEQLLHLAVANIINNGCKYSNFQQVKVSLGATDTDLYIIIKDNGIGIPESEMNKIYDPFFRASNTRNYEGYGIGLPLARNIVRMHNGELLVSSHENQGTTVQMRFPTIYGTQKEENPS
- a CDS encoding response regulator transcription factor, encoding MKKIVLIEDETSVVSFIKKGLQEKGYEISVAFDGRTGVNLVQENDFDLVILDIMLPEMNGLDVCKEIRKTNKNVPILFLTALGTSENIVLGLENGGDDYLVKPFKFIELVARIKSLLRRSNPINTPDATENEIDNEHVFQVSDLIVNDYTKKVIRADEEVSLTSTEYKLLMYFLNNPEKVISRAEILDAVWGVNYELGTNVVDVYVNYLRKKIDHQEDSKLIHTVIGMGYVLKKP
- a CDS encoding TM2 domain-containing protein, translating into MAVFAIPNPKKNLSVDFPIEKVRQSVKNLSLINQKYRFSSSNEIFNQYTYESYEFLSLGVYIDINLNSVTETKTEITVEIRRKLGTFNESHEVTHANHHIINIVNYIAQLVSMSSDDIIKLKSSQTQNVKIKTQGLKDKNLAAILALFLGGLGIHRFYLGQPLLGILYLIFCWTFIPLCLSIIDFFSFIFMSQNRFNSKYNR
- a CDS encoding type I restriction endonuclease; its protein translation is MDLKIKLEQLHQKVVGLKEQISTEEATKNAFVMPFIQILGYDIFNPTEVIPEHVCDIGTKKGEKVDYVIKNNDQPIFIIECKHWKESADAHNSQLHRYYHVSKTRFGVLTNGIVYNFYTDLEKPNIMDEKPFFTINIEDIKDSSIKILESFTKKDYNLESILDSAEALKYIKAIRKEFEKEIENPSDELVKLLVNRFFEKPLTANRMISFKEYAKKALTTSINESISFRLKSALSINEQIEKQDDDIKTSQPIDENNDSKIVTTEEELEGFQIVKAILREKIPSSRIAYRDTLSYFGILLDDNNRKPLCKLHFNTANKYLETFHNGKDAGEKILLNNLDEIYNYKAELLKTLENY
- a CDS encoding YegP family protein, with the protein product MGKFTISKRKNDEYQFNLKSGNGEIILTSEGYTTKANCHKGIESVRVNSQDDLRYDRRVAVNEKDYFVLKARNGEIIGKSQYYSSKSGMEIGISSVKTNAPTAEIVDETL
- a CDS encoding response regulator, which translates into the protein MFKKILISEDHESINISVQKTLEDLNFDNFEYVYYCDDALAKAQKALREKKPYDLLITDLYYEEDHHPQKLKDGRELISAIRQEQPDIKIIVFSAEHKSGIIDSLFNDYGINGYVRKARNDSKELKKAITSVYNNENYLSLDLKQEVKKLNNYEFTTYDITLVSLLSQGVLQKNIPVFLQNNNIKPNSLSSIEKKLNTLKEELGISNNEQLVAFCKDLGII
- a CDS encoding tetratricopeptide repeat-containing sensor histidine kinase, which translates into the protein MKLSYLIIILLIFYSCKKEKAEDKIYQSKIFYEKAKKFVNENISDSAFYYFNLAKNDYLNNYDSIGAGKSLVNMAIIQHNNGDYYGSIETSLEANKLLKNENDSIVKSTLASNYNNMAICSSFLKNYNESVDFYKKALQFSNDNKNRYVYNNNIGDAFILLDKYKEAKEYLETALLTKDSLTYAKALNNLARAKFLEDKTYDALPELNKALRIRQNKEDLEGQNSSFSTLADFYLENDPEKSFFFAQKLLETAEKIKIAEDQTNALRRLISLNPSNYLKNFQRLTAINDSTQSARNKAKNQFAVVRYDVEQKNAENQNLKLKDVENKINIIYLSFGSGILALALIIGFFWNEKRKKNIRHEKEQEKQLEVKNTELKYSKKVHDVVANGIYQVMTKIENQSDFSKEETLDELEFVYEKSRDISYENTDSHDEKFNEKISKLVASFKNDEIKTFTVGNQEETWENVTKSTQTELYQIIRELLVNMKKHSKANNVILKFEKINNLININYADNGIGISDELIFKNGLSNTVSRIENINGKITFETKTEKGLKVNISFPVS